A stretch of the Thiomicrorhabdus indica genome encodes the following:
- a CDS encoding phosphatidate cytidylyltransferase — MLKERLMTALVLVVLALVDIFFASAIVWEMTILMLSVLAAWEWSALAKVEEQSKSVLYAAFVTALTGFSIQTFTLEVFQILAIAQLLVFIGYVVSYQLKSGELRDLPKWINLSIGALSIVLFAYALVSLRYLYGPSVLLLVLLSIWAIDSGAYFSGKRFGKHKLAVHVSPGKTWEGVFGGAAFTFLFLLIYMSFFNGNDQVLILQTAFILSFVAMISVFGDLFESVLKRQAGLKDSGNLLPGHGGVLDRVDSLILALPLMLLVWLTWPSLAPVINH, encoded by the coding sequence ATGTTAAAAGAACGCTTGATGACAGCTTTGGTTTTGGTTGTATTGGCTTTAGTCGATATTTTCTTTGCATCAGCGATTGTTTGGGAAATGACGATTTTAATGTTGAGTGTTCTCGCAGCTTGGGAATGGTCTGCTTTGGCTAAAGTAGAAGAGCAATCCAAAAGTGTTTTGTATGCAGCCTTTGTCACTGCTTTAACAGGATTTAGTATTCAAACCTTTACTTTAGAAGTGTTTCAAATACTCGCTATTGCGCAACTGCTTGTATTTATAGGTTATGTGGTCAGTTATCAACTGAAGTCTGGTGAATTGCGTGATTTGCCTAAATGGATTAATTTAAGTATTGGCGCACTTTCGATTGTTTTATTTGCTTATGCGTTGGTTTCGCTTCGTTATCTTTATGGTCCGTCTGTCTTGTTGCTTGTTTTACTTTCGATTTGGGCAATTGATTCAGGTGCGTATTTCTCGGGAAAAAGATTTGGTAAACATAAGCTAGCGGTTCATGTTAGTCCTGGTAAAACATGGGAAGGCGTCTTTGGTGGAGCTGCTTTTACTTTCTTGTTCTTATTGATTTATATGTCGTTCTTTAACGGTAATGATCAAGTCTTAATTCTTCAAACGGCTTTTATTTTGTCCTTTGTTGCTATGATCTCGGTTTTTGGAGATTTGTTTGAAAGCGTATTAAAGCGACAGGCAGGTTTAAAAGATAGTGGTAATTTGTTGCCTGGCCATGGCGGTGTGCTAGATCGGGTGGATAGCTTAATATTAGCGTTACCGTTAATGCTGCTTGTTTGGTTAACGTGGCCTAGTCTTGCTCCAGTGATTAATCATTAG
- the rseP gene encoding RIP metalloprotease RseP: MDFFWSLVGFILVMGLIVTIHEYGHFQVARWFNIKVTDFSVGFGKALYQKQFGEVAFKIGAIPLGGYVKFVDEREGPVETEDLTRAFNRQSVYKRFAVVAAGPLINLILAWLVFASMQVIGMNTVKPLINESTLNEIISDNSNQPSQIRTQQNEERAFWELVEVNGHSVASWQNTHQQVLLALIANKAEIELVLNRMHSEHFVTTKVSLSQLDINNTNQHWLSELGLKPAALKIDAIAGQVITDGPADLAGIQPGDKLIRFNQIEIDSWQDFVNLVQQHPNQNVSLEIKRNDVQLRKTVRLSSVSEPETGELVGRIGLGVDASEAQMEPYMNKIQMGVTEALDYGFNRSVDLIIMSIQMVKRMILGEVSVSHLSGPISIAQFSGQAVQNGLISFLGLLALLSLSIGFLNLLPIPVLDGGHLLYYLVEMIKGSPVSDQVQVVGQNIGLFLILSLTLLALFNDVIRLSNG, encoded by the coding sequence ATGGATTTTTTCTGGTCATTGGTAGGCTTTATCTTGGTAATGGGATTGATTGTAACAATTCATGAATATGGCCATTTTCAAGTTGCTCGATGGTTCAATATTAAAGTGACTGACTTTTCAGTAGGTTTTGGTAAAGCGCTATATCAAAAGCAGTTTGGTGAAGTTGCCTTTAAAATCGGGGCGATTCCATTAGGTGGTTATGTAAAGTTTGTTGATGAGAGAGAGGGGCCGGTAGAAACTGAAGATTTGACTAGAGCGTTTAATCGTCAATCGGTTTACAAGCGTTTTGCAGTGGTAGCTGCTGGTCCATTGATTAACCTGATTCTTGCATGGTTGGTTTTTGCAAGCATGCAAGTGATTGGTATGAATACTGTTAAACCTCTGATCAATGAAAGTACCTTAAATGAAATAATTTCTGATAATTCTAATCAGCCAAGTCAAATTCGTACTCAACAGAACGAGGAGCGTGCATTTTGGGAGTTGGTTGAGGTCAATGGCCATTCCGTAGCTAGTTGGCAAAATACTCATCAGCAAGTGTTGTTGGCTTTAATTGCTAACAAGGCTGAAATTGAACTTGTATTAAACCGTATGCATAGTGAACACTTTGTTACCACTAAGGTTTCATTATCTCAGCTTGATATTAACAATACCAATCAACATTGGTTGTCTGAACTGGGACTTAAGCCAGCAGCCCTAAAAATTGATGCCATTGCGGGACAGGTAATTACTGATGGGCCAGCAGATTTAGCTGGGATTCAACCTGGAGATAAACTTATTCGCTTTAATCAAATTGAAATTGATTCTTGGCAGGATTTTGTCAACTTGGTTCAACAACACCCTAATCAAAACGTATCACTAGAAATTAAAAGAAATGATGTTCAGCTGAGAAAAACAGTAAGACTTTCAAGTGTATCAGAGCCTGAAACTGGAGAGTTAGTCGGGCGGATAGGTCTTGGTGTTGATGCTTCTGAAGCGCAAATGGAACCCTATATGAACAAAATCCAGATGGGGGTTACTGAGGCACTAGATTATGGCTTTAATCGCAGTGTAGATCTAATTATCATGAGTATACAAATGGTTAAGCGCATGATATTAGGGGAGGTAAGTGTTTCTCATTTGTCGGGACCGATTTCGATTGCACAGTTTTCAGGGCAAGCCGTGCAGAACGGCTTAATTTCATTTTTAGGGCTTCTCGCTCTGTTAAGTTTAAGTATTGGTTTTTTAAATTTATTGCCAATCCCTGTTTTAGATGGCGGTCATTTGCTATATTACCTTGTCGAAATGATCAAGGGATCGCCTGTGAGTGATCAAGTGCAAGTGGTGGGGCAAAATATTGGATTATTTCTGATATTGAGTTTGACGTTGCTCGCTTTATTTAACGATGTTATAAGATTATCCAATGGTTAA
- the frr gene encoding ribosome recycling factor — MLNEIQQDAKQRMQKSFENLESNFAKIRTGRAHPSILDSVMVEYYGSEVPISQVANVNVEDSRTLAVQPWEQPMVAKVEKAIMTSDLGINPNTTGNLIRIPMPPLTEERRRDLTKVARAEAEQARVAIRNVRRDANGDIKSLLKDKEITEDEAHGAEDQIQKLTDGFVKQVDDLLSGKEESLMEV, encoded by the coding sequence ATGTTAAATGAAATTCAACAAGACGCTAAACAGCGTATGCAAAAATCGTTTGAAAATTTAGAATCAAATTTTGCAAAAATCCGTACAGGGCGTGCTCATCCATCCATTCTTGATTCCGTGATGGTTGAATACTACGGTTCTGAAGTGCCAATAAGTCAAGTCGCTAATGTGAATGTTGAAGATTCACGTACACTTGCTGTGCAGCCATGGGAGCAACCAATGGTTGCAAAGGTAGAAAAGGCGATTATGACATCGGATCTAGGGATTAATCCAAATACGACTGGGAATTTGATTCGTATACCAATGCCGCCTTTGACCGAAGAGCGACGTCGTGATTTGACTAAAGTTGCTCGTGCAGAGGCTGAACAAGCCCGTGTTGCGATTCGCAATGTTCGTCGTGATGCAAATGGAGACATTAAATCTTTGTTGAAAGATAAAGAAATCACGGAAGATGAAGCTCATGGTGCTGAAGATCAAATTCAGAAGTTGACTGATGGATTTGTGAAACAAGTGGATGATTTGTTGAGTGGTAAAGAAGAAAGTTTGATGGAAGTTTAA
- the uppS gene encoding polyprenyl diphosphate synthase translates to MDGNGRWAKNRLMPRFVGHERGLNAVKKTVKGAMELGVDALTLFAFSTENWKRPQEEVNKLMSLFMLALQREVKKLHENNVRLRIVGDTSAFSYEIQQKIRSAEELTQENTGLALNIAANYGGRHDIVNAVKTWAKSNPELAIDDLNEDAISQNVALEDLPLPDLLIRTGGEQRISNFLLWQMAYAEFYFTDELWPDFDKASLQKAIESFQNRERRFGKTSEQVQNRC, encoded by the coding sequence ATGGATGGCAATGGTCGATGGGCTAAGAATCGGCTCATGCCCCGTTTTGTCGGCCATGAAAGAGGATTAAATGCAGTTAAAAAAACTGTTAAAGGTGCTATGGAATTAGGGGTTGATGCTTTGACCTTATTTGCTTTTAGCACTGAAAATTGGAAGCGACCTCAAGAAGAAGTGAATAAATTAATGTCACTTTTCATGCTTGCCTTGCAAAGGGAAGTAAAAAAACTGCATGAAAATAATGTACGTTTGAGAATTGTTGGTGATACGAGTGCTTTCAGCTATGAAATTCAGCAAAAAATTCGGTCAGCAGAAGAGTTAACGCAAGAAAATACCGGCCTAGCTCTGAATATTGCTGCAAACTATGGTGGTCGACATGACATAGTGAATGCAGTTAAAACGTGGGCAAAATCCAATCCTGAACTTGCTATTGATGACCTAAACGAGGACGCAATTTCTCAAAATGTAGCCTTAGAAGACTTGCCTTTACCCGATTTGCTAATCCGTACAGGTGGCGAACAACGTATCAGTAATTTCCTGCTATGGCAAATGGCTTATGCTGAATTTTATTTTACCGATGAGTTGTGGCCTGATTTTGATAAAGCAAGCTTACAAAAAGCGATTGAATCATTCCAGAACCGGGAAAGACGTTTTGGAAAAACCAGTGAACAGGTACAAAATAGATGTTAA